Proteins encoded together in one Pseudoalteromonas xiamenensis window:
- a CDS encoding vWA domain-containing protein, which translates to MKSEMLVDVYFLMDATGSMQNAIDGVKTEIKNYVASYCKCNPRVNLAYGLGIYRDTGDSQPFNFIQTVNTNVDSLVTNLARVTATGGGDTLEGQVIPLSLLNYNVARWRPGALRIVAWYGDHGAHETRVYQGRTYNKETAVNNLLETNTIVIALSVGNNCLNERGIAQFITSSTSGRYVEDVNYDKLCSTLFEEISERFNLVSVPLELLA; encoded by the coding sequence ATGAAAAGTGAAATGTTAGTTGATGTGTACTTTTTAATGGATGCCACGGGCAGTATGCAAAATGCGATTGATGGCGTGAAAACCGAAATCAAGAACTATGTTGCAAGCTATTGCAAGTGTAACCCAAGAGTCAATCTTGCATACGGACTTGGTATTTATAGAGATACTGGTGATTCACAACCATTCAATTTTATCCAAACGGTAAACACAAATGTCGACTCGCTTGTGACTAATTTGGCGCGGGTTACAGCAACAGGAGGCGGTGATACACTTGAGGGACAAGTTATTCCACTATCGTTACTAAATTACAACGTAGCGCGATGGAGACCCGGCGCGCTCAGAATTGTTGCTTGGTATGGTGATCATGGTGCGCATGAAACTAGAGTGTATCAAGGTCGGACCTATAACAAAGAAACGGCTGTAAATAACCTCTTGGAGACGAACACCATTGTTATCGCTTTGAGTGTTGGCAACAATTGTCTCAATGAAAGAGGTATTGCCCAATTTATCACTTCCTCAACAAGTGGACGCTACGTAGAAGATGTAAATTACGACAAACTTTGTAGTACACTTTTTGAGGAAATATCAGAACGATTCAATCTTGTCTCCGTTCCGCTCGAACTTTTGGCGTGA